A window of Longispora fulva contains these coding sequences:
- a CDS encoding helix-turn-helix domain-containing protein, with translation MADPKEVRDARKALGQTLAAYRNAAGHTQTTLAPLTNYVRSTIANVETGRQNVPRDFWEACDRLLDTGGTLAAGFDNLQGMIRAAHRPTCALSDRGEQPEPARPDSPDRGMVDPSVRVWSADTVEGVNRAEFLRTALGVGAGLVATTATPVPRMVGQAEIDQVHASTSVFAGWDNQFGGGLARETVVAQLNWSMKLLHATIAPAVRPDLFAAVAGLSAVAGFMAFDGLAHDDARRMFGFGLACSEESGDWRLRAGLLAAMARREIWCGNPDQGLTYAETAAVRSDRLTATIRAELSTIRARALAKLGPSRAQDALAAVGEADEHYAAVKRPEDPVWTAYYDDAQHAGDTAHALVDLQITGHHTDAAQRLDTAVAGHTAAYARSKAMSAATLATLTLGTADRDEGIAQARVALQAARPLRSQRVTTGLRDLERALRRATNDQPPEDLVAGLSFALAGR, from the coding sequence ATGGCCGATCCGAAGGAAGTACGCGACGCCCGCAAGGCGTTGGGGCAGACGCTCGCGGCCTACCGTAACGCCGCCGGACATACCCAGACCACGCTCGCGCCACTCACAAACTACGTACGCTCAACCATCGCCAATGTGGAGACCGGCCGTCAGAACGTGCCCCGCGACTTCTGGGAAGCCTGCGACAGGCTCCTGGACACCGGCGGGACGCTCGCCGCCGGATTCGACAACCTCCAGGGCATGATCCGCGCCGCGCATCGGCCTACCTGCGCGCTGTCGGACCGAGGGGAACAACCGGAACCGGCCCGGCCAGATTCTCCTGACCGGGGCATGGTTGATCCTTCCGTGCGGGTGTGGTCGGCAGATACCGTGGAGGGCGTGAACCGGGCTGAGTTCCTACGAACCGCGCTCGGGGTCGGCGCGGGCTTGGTGGCCACCACCGCCACCCCGGTCCCGCGCATGGTCGGACAAGCCGAGATTGACCAGGTCCACGCCTCGACCAGCGTGTTCGCTGGCTGGGACAATCAGTTCGGCGGAGGACTCGCACGTGAGACCGTCGTCGCGCAACTCAACTGGTCGATGAAACTGCTGCATGCCACCATCGCGCCCGCAGTCAGGCCAGACCTGTTCGCGGCCGTCGCCGGGCTTTCGGCGGTGGCGGGGTTCATGGCCTTCGACGGTTTGGCCCATGACGACGCGCGCCGCATGTTCGGCTTCGGACTGGCCTGCTCGGAGGAGTCCGGCGACTGGCGACTGCGTGCCGGCCTGCTGGCGGCGATGGCCCGGCGGGAGATCTGGTGCGGCAACCCCGACCAAGGGCTCACCTACGCCGAGACGGCCGCCGTGCGTTCCGATCGATTGACGGCGACGATCCGCGCGGAACTGTCGACCATCCGTGCCCGTGCGCTGGCCAAACTCGGCCCCTCCCGCGCCCAGGACGCCCTCGCCGCAGTCGGCGAAGCCGACGAGCACTACGCCGCAGTGAAGCGCCCTGAGGACCCGGTGTGGACGGCCTATTACGACGACGCCCAGCACGCCGGCGATACCGCCCATGCCCTCGTCGACCTGCAAATCACCGGCCACCACACCGACGCCGCCCAGCGCCTGGACACAGCGGTTGCCGGGCACACCGCCGCCTACGCCCGGTCGAAAGCCATGTCGGCGGCGACCCTGGCCACCTTGACACTTGGCACCGCCGACCGCGATGAAGGCATCGCCCAAGCACGCGTGGCATTGCAGGCGGCTAGACCGCTGCGGTCGCAGCGCGTCACCACCGGACTGAGGGACCTGGAACGGGCGCTGCGCCGCGCGACCAACGACCAGCCGCCGGAGGATCTCGTCGCAGGTCTGAGCTTCGCCCTCGCCGGGAGATGA
- a CDS encoding DJ-1/PfpI family protein — protein MHKKILLFVYDSFAEFEIAVLITALSGTGHTLTTVGPTARPVTSTGRLTIQPDEAGTAITPDAYDALIIPGGEPASLFGHPELTRLIQAMHAHGKLLAAICAGPALLANAGVLDNARYTASLTPDEAAYAAIVGRGTRLAETLVTDANIVTATGSNYLAFAEEILRRLDGQPEITPLTYFRQPSLD, from the coding sequence ATGCACAAGAAGATCCTGCTGTTCGTCTACGACAGCTTCGCCGAGTTCGAGATCGCTGTGCTCATCACTGCGCTGAGCGGCACCGGACACACGCTGACAACCGTCGGTCCGACTGCCCGGCCAGTGACCTCCACCGGCCGGCTGACCATCCAACCCGATGAGGCAGGCACCGCCATCACCCCAGACGCGTACGACGCGTTGATCATCCCCGGCGGGGAACCCGCCAGCCTGTTCGGCCACCCCGAGCTGACGAGGCTCATCCAGGCCATGCACGCCCACGGCAAGTTACTGGCCGCCATCTGCGCCGGCCCCGCCCTGCTCGCCAACGCCGGCGTCCTGGACAACGCCCGCTACACCGCATCGCTGACGCCCGACGAGGCCGCGTACGCAGCCATCGTCGGACGGGGCACGAGGCTCGCCGAGACCCTGGTCACCGACGCGAACATCGTCACCGCCACCGGGTCGAACTACCTCGCCTTCGCCGAGGAGATCCTGCGCCGCCTCGACGGGCAGCCCGAGATCACCCCACTGACCTACTTCCGCCAGCCGTCACTGGACTGA
- a CDS encoding TSCPD domain-containing protein, with the protein MSFTVGGAYGHLLTSTLSDGSLVDVRIVMAKEGSTMRGLTDGLSAMLTIGLRHGVPLEFLLSQLIGTRFEPFGMTDDPEIPVATSITDYVARRLALDYLPSSDQRGCDLESADVTDMVSR; encoded by the coding sequence ATGTCGTTCACTGTTGGAGGCGCCTACGGGCATCTCCTCACCAGCACCCTGTCTGATGGATCTCTCGTCGACGTGCGAATCGTGATGGCCAAGGAAGGGTCCACGATGCGGGGCCTGACCGACGGCCTCTCGGCGATGCTCACGATCGGCCTGCGCCACGGTGTCCCTTTGGAGTTCCTCTTGTCACAGCTGATCGGGACCCGGTTTGAACCATTCGGGATGACTGATGATCCGGAGATTCCGGTGGCCACGTCGATTACTGACTACGTTGCCCGCCGCCTCGCCCTCGACTACCTGCCCAGTTCCGATCAGCGAGGTTGCGACTTGGAGTCGGCAGACGTAACGGACATGGTGAGCCGGTGA
- a CDS encoding MFS transporter yields MNTEATTPARGTTALVAATAVSVTGDGILLAAAPLLAASLTRDPLAIAAVTAAGFAPWLLIGLPAGALVDRWNRKAVMIGADLVRAAVLATMVALLWTGAMNMPVLVAAILVIGVASCLFEPASHAILPALVSREPARLAAINAKLWSADTFGRALAGPPLGSATFAAAPALPFGLDLVSFLISAALLTRVRPAHVEPAARTTIRAAVVEGVTYLMRHPMLRSLAMGMTGYNLGYNVAAGVLVLYAQDVLHVTTAGYGLLLAVGAIGAVAAGPLAPKIIGRRTPRQIYAAAYALQAACWALVVATANPWVTAAALALLSVGSGVTTINSASIRQRLTPDTMLGRITAATRLLGIGSAAIGALLGGTIATLTNLTTAITTAIVVLAAGAATFALSHEPRPTQLITTTTDERHQADDEAPPRTSGPSRRPTS; encoded by the coding sequence GTGAACACCGAAGCCACCACCCCCGCCCGGGGAACTACCGCTCTGGTCGCCGCGACGGCCGTGTCGGTGACCGGCGACGGGATACTCCTGGCAGCCGCACCGCTGCTGGCCGCGTCCCTGACACGCGACCCCCTCGCCATCGCCGCGGTCACCGCCGCCGGGTTCGCCCCGTGGCTTCTCATCGGACTGCCCGCCGGCGCGCTGGTCGACCGGTGGAACCGCAAGGCGGTCATGATCGGCGCCGACCTGGTCCGCGCCGCAGTCCTGGCCACCATGGTGGCCCTGCTGTGGACCGGCGCGATGAACATGCCGGTACTCGTCGCCGCGATCCTGGTCATCGGCGTCGCATCGTGCCTGTTCGAGCCCGCCTCCCACGCGATCCTGCCCGCACTCGTCAGCCGCGAACCCGCCAGGCTCGCCGCGATCAACGCAAAACTCTGGTCAGCTGACACCTTCGGCCGAGCCCTCGCCGGCCCGCCACTGGGCTCGGCCACGTTCGCCGCGGCACCGGCACTGCCCTTCGGCCTGGACCTGGTCTCGTTCCTGATCTCCGCGGCACTTCTCACCCGCGTCAGACCCGCACACGTGGAACCCGCAGCGCGGACCACGATCCGTGCCGCGGTCGTCGAGGGCGTCACCTATCTGATGCGCCACCCCATGCTGCGCTCCCTCGCCATGGGCATGACCGGCTACAACCTGGGCTACAACGTCGCCGCCGGCGTCCTGGTGCTCTACGCCCAGGACGTCCTGCACGTCACCACCGCCGGGTACGGGCTCCTGCTGGCCGTCGGTGCGATCGGCGCCGTCGCTGCCGGCCCTCTCGCGCCGAAGATCATCGGCCGACGCACCCCGCGTCAGATCTACGCCGCCGCCTACGCCCTACAGGCCGCATGCTGGGCGCTCGTCGTAGCCACCGCCAACCCGTGGGTCACCGCCGCCGCCCTCGCCCTCCTGAGCGTCGGATCCGGCGTGACCACCATCAACAGCGCCAGCATCCGCCAACGCCTCACCCCCGACACCATGCTCGGGCGCATCACCGCCGCCACCCGCCTCCTCGGCATCGGCTCCGCCGCCATCGGAGCACTCCTCGGCGGCACCATCGCCACCCTCACCAACCTCACCACCGCCATCACCACCGCCATCGTCGTCCTCGCCGCCGGCGCGGCCACCTTCGCCCTCAGCCACGAACCACGCCCCACTCAACTCATCACCACCACCACCGATGAACGCCACCAGGCCGACGATGAGGCACCACCCCGTACTTCGGGGCCCTCCCGACGTCCTACGTCATAA
- a CDS encoding class IV adenylate cyclase produces the protein MKPEYEARFYDVDPATIADTLAARGATCTMPRTLMRRVIFTNHDIAERGGWLRLREQGERIFLTYKQNTAVPSAIDSVLETELEVSDFHATRTLLEAMGCTARRYQENYREEWTLHGVTFDLDIWPDLRPFLEIEGTDEAAVRRGAEVLGLDFTTATFGSVDKVYLTVLDRDILTEDRLVFTSA, from the coding sequence GTGAAGCCGGAGTACGAGGCCCGCTTCTACGACGTCGACCCCGCCACCATCGCCGACACTCTCGCCGCACGGGGCGCGACCTGCACCATGCCTCGAACGCTCATGCGGCGCGTGATCTTCACCAACCACGACATCGCCGAGCGAGGCGGCTGGCTGCGTCTGCGCGAACAGGGAGAACGGATCTTCCTGACCTACAAGCAGAACACCGCCGTGCCGTCGGCCATCGACAGCGTCCTTGAAACCGAACTCGAAGTGTCCGACTTCCACGCCACCCGCACTCTGCTGGAGGCCATGGGCTGCACCGCACGGCGCTACCAGGAGAACTACCGCGAAGAGTGGACCCTGCACGGCGTCACCTTCGACCTGGACATCTGGCCCGACCTGCGGCCGTTCCTGGAGATCGAGGGAACCGACGAGGCGGCCGTACGCCGGGGCGCGGAAGTACTCGGACTGGACTTCACGACCGCCACCTTCGGCAGCGTAGACAAGGTCTACCTCACCGTCCTCGACCGAGACATCCTCACCGAAGACCGGCTCGTGTTCACGTCCGCGTAG